The following proteins are encoded in a genomic region of Liolophura sinensis isolate JHLJ2023 chromosome 7, CUHK_Ljap_v2, whole genome shotgun sequence:
- the LOC135471590 gene encoding U6 snRNA-associated Sm-like protein LSm3: MADDGEQPIPVQTVEEPLDLVRLSLDERIYVKMRNDRELRGRLHAYDQHLNMVLGDVEETVTTVEIDEETYEEIYKSTKRNIPMLFVRGDGVILVSPPMRTGT; the protein is encoded by the exons ATGGCGGACGATGGCGAGCAG ccCATTCCTGTGCAGACAGTGGAAGAACCACTTGATCTGGTTCGTCTCAGTTTAGATGaaagaatttatgtgaaaatgagaAATGACAGAGAACTCCGAGGGagactacat gcTTATGATCAGCATTTGAATATGGTGCTTGGAGATGTAGAAGAAACAGTGACAACTGTTGAGATAGATGAAGAAACATATGAAGAGATATATAAG tCCACAAAGAGAAACATCCCAATGCTGTTTGTTCGAGGAGATGGTGTGATTCTAGTCTCCCCTCCAATGAGGACAGGGACTTAA
- the LOC135469927 gene encoding transmembrane protein 209-like, with amino-acid sequence MVLPGCQEHPVVSQTFRKKQQWKSSKQALYWALINLILALTVYCEIEFSVISTSLDLSHPLFKTVEYILVVVFTLNVVVDVFKFLWPRLTSSPVELTPEQQKLLGIKNTEPGFQVSPSKPMTPGSPENNLIFSTSGLSNHSGLSSLSGSPSPRRMSPSGSFSAYSFQASPSLSASTPYMTSYMNTGYSPSSSFAMGDRLDTSGTLRSRHVSPVQRSPGNISSTDRITDEDSLASYLQDQDDKMYRSKLSAIDASMASNYSSSFWNYNQPVTDYSHVLRKYQYQVASRSPQFSSFRTLDDSFQEIPYCASEVFGKFGVTDDDLTIWIENLRRWICLTVVSRLVSEIEAINSALTRIGCDEMLIGEVSVTTLKRLALTKAQYVPSLNAVVPYLDFGSNQEYIVKRIKHLSLGGCMSDYDWNGGGNYGKPWGEHLPTDAALIAHLFCTYLDSLLPADPKYLDGKTFTSQYFLKTPDKPNLKKADNLLLYQAKINPPHFNVVIGEETWTLPKGRNNLFYAILLFLYHIKTKEHGMLGRINLGLSGVNVLWVLDSQGFRRGDKFNSPGASNGI; translated from the exons ATGGTGTTGCCGGGCTGTCAGGAACACCCAGTAGTGTCCCAAACCTTCAGAAAGAAGCAGCAGTGGAAGTCCTCCAAGCAAGCGCTGTACTGGGCTCTGATTAACTTGATATTGGCTCTGACTGTCTATTGTGAAAT AGAGTTTAGTGTCATCAGCACTTCCCTTGATTTAAGTCATCCTCTTTTCAAAACTGTCG AGTACATACTGGTAGTAGTGTTCACCCTAAATGTTGTGGTAGATGTCTTCAAATTCCTGTGGCCAAGACTTACAAGTTCACCTGTGGAACTGACACCAGAACAGCAGAAACTTCTAGGAATAAAAAATACAG AGCCAGGGTTTCAAGTTTCTCCCAGCAAGCCTATGACACCAGGCTCCCCGGAGAATAACCTGATATTTAGCACTAGTGGTTTATCAAATCACTCAGGGCTATCATCGCTGTCCGGGTCCCCAAGTCCACGTCGGATGAGTCCTTCCGGCAGTTTCTCTGCTTACAGTTTTCAGGCCAGTCCCTCACTGTCTGCTAGCACTCCCTATATGACCAGCTACATG AACACAGGTTATAGCCCTTCATCATCCTTTGCCATGGGAGACAGACTGGATACAAGTGGAACCTTAAGATCAAGACATGTGTCACCTGTGCAGAGGTCTCCAG gtaacatttcctcaaCAGACAGGATTACAGATGAAGATTCTCTTGCTTCATACCTTCAAGATCAAGATGATAAAATGTATAGGTCTAAACTCA GTGCCATCGATGCGTCAATGGCGAGCAATTACAGTTCTTCCTTCTGGAACTACAACCAACCTGTCACCGACTACAGCCATGTGCTCAGGAAATACCAGTATCAAGTGGCCAGTCGTTCACCCCAGTTCTCCAGCTTCCGAACTCTTGATGATTCCTTTCAGGAGATCCCTTACTGCGCCAGTGAG GTTTTTGGTAAATTTGGTGTGACAGATGATGACTTGACAATCTGGATTGAAAATCTTAGAAGG TGGATTTGCCTGACTGTAGTGAGTCGCCTGGTGTCTGAAATAGAAGCGATCAACAGTGCCCTGACCAGAATTGGTTGTGATGAAATGCTCATAGGGG AAGTTAGCGTGACAACTTTAAAAAGACTGGCATTAACCAAAGCACAGTATGTCCCGTCACTGAATGCAGTAGTGCCATACCTGGATTTTGGATCAAACCAAGAGTACATTGTGAAAAGAATAAAAC ATTTATCACTTGGTGGCTGTATGAGCGATTATGACTGGAATGGAGGAGGGAACTATGGGAAACCCTGGGGAGAGCACCTGCCCACAGATGCAGCG CTCATCGCTCACTTGTTTTGCACCTACCTGGACTCATTGTTACCCGCTGATCCAAAGTATCTTGATGGAAAAACTTTTACAAGCCAGTACTTTTTGAAAACACCAGATAAGCCAA ATTTGAAGAAAGCAGACAACTTACTTTTGTACCAGGCAAAGATAAACCCACCTCATTTTAATGTAGTAATAGGTGAAGAAACCTGGACTTTgccaaag GGAAGGAACAACCTTTTCTACGCCATATTGTTGTTTCTGTACCACATAAAGACTAAGGAGCATGGGATGTTAGG GAGGATCAACCTGGGTCTGTCGGGAGTGAATGTGTTGTGGGTGCTGGACAGCCAAGGCTTTCGCAGAGGAGACAAATTCAATTCTCCTGGGGCAAGCAATGGCATTTAA
- the LOC135469771 gene encoding leukotriene A-4 hydrolase-like isoform X2, producing MNMAHPESPQPTISLLRVLDCKDITIHKVTDERSGQDLKFCLGTAVDPFGSKLEITLPPVTGKSVSVKIEYETSPQCSALQWLTPEQTAGKRQPYLFSQCQAIHARSLVPCQDTPAVKSPYTAEIIAPKDIVILMSAIRQGCEDIPGDCTKKVHKFEQKVPIPTYLIAIVGGDLEYRDIGPRSKVWSEKEMVDKAAYEFAETENMLKTAESLMGPYVWGQYDLLVLPPSFPFGGMENPCLTFVTPTLLAGDRSLADVVAHEITHSWTGNLVTNNSPDHFWLNEGHTKYVERLIVSKLKGGELLRQLLASDGWLALQYAVETIGPKHDHTKLVLDLRGVDPDDAFSTVPYEKGFALLFYLETLLGGPDVFEKFLRAYIENFKLQSIDSNQWKDFLFSYFKDKISILETVDWNTWFYGVGMPPVKPQYDTSLADICHQLGDRWSAASDGDLSAFSPTDLSNLSSVQVRQFLNHLLQQPPLSVAKLEKMEELYQLMKVQNSEVHFRWLRLCIRGEWSQAIAPALKFVSDQGRMKFVRPLYREMYQWEVARPAAVENFKKQRPTMHNTTASLVAKDLHLK from the exons ATGAATATGGCGCATCCAGAAAGTCCTCAACCAACAATCAGCCTACTGAGA GTGTTGGATTGTAAAGATATTACTATACATAAAGTCACAGATGAAAGGAGTGGACAAGATCTGAAATTTTGCCTTGGGACTGCTGTAGACCCTTTTGGCTCTAAGCTAGAAATCACTCTTCCACCAGTGACTGGAAAAAG CGTGTCAGTGAAAATTGAGTATGAGACTTCCCCGCAATGTTCCGCACTGCAGTGGCTTACACCAGAGCAGACTGCAGGGAAACGGCAGCCATATCTGTTCAGCCAGTGCCAG GCCATTCACGCAAGAAGTCTTGTTCCATGTCAGGACACTCCAGCTGTCAAGTCACCATATACGGCTGAG ATCATAGCACCTAAAGACATTGTGATATTGATGAGTGCCATAAGACAAGGCTGTGAAGACATTCCAGGGGATTGTACAAAAAAAGTCCataaatttgaacagaaagtacCAATACCCACCTACCTCATAGCCATTGTAGGAGGAGACCTGGAATACAG AGACATTGGTCCTCGTTCCAAGGTGTGGTCGGAAAAAGAAATGGTGGACAAGGCAGCTTATGAGTTTGCGGAG ACAGAGAATATGCTGAAAACTGCGGAGAGCCTGATGGGTCCTTATGTTTGGGGTCAGTACGATCTACTGGTTCTTCCTCCTTCCTTCCCATTTGGAGGCATGGAAAATCCCTGTCTTACCTTTGTAACACCCACACTACTG GCAGGAGATAGGTCTTTGGCAGATGTTGTGGCTCATGAGATAACCCATAGCTGGACAGGAAACCTCGTCACTAATAACTCTCCAGACCATTTCTG GTTGAATGAAGGTCATACAAAGTACGTGGAGAGGCTAATTGTATCAAAGTTGAAGGGCGGGGAGCTTTTACGTCAGCTGTTAGCTTCTGATGGGTGGCTTGCCCTCCAGTACGCT GTTGAAACAATAGGCCCAAAGCATGACCACACAAAACTGGTACTAGACTTAAGGGGTGTAGATCCAGATGATGCCTTTTCGACAGTGCCTTATGAAAAGGGGTTTGCACTCCTGTTCTACCTGGAAACATTGTTGGGAGGGCCAG ACGTGTTTGAGAAATTTTTGCGGGCATACATTGAGAACTTCAAGCTGCAGTCCATTGACTCCAACCAGTGGAAAGActttctgttttcatattttaaagacAAG ATCAGCATCCTGGAGACAGTTGACTGGAATACTTGGTTTTATGGTGTTGGGATGCCCCCGGTCAAACCACA GTACGACACATCATTAGCAGATATCTGCCACCAGCTGGGGGACAGATGGAGTGCTGCCTCAGATGGTGATCTCTCAGCCTTCTCTCCAACTGATCTCAGTAACTTGTCCTCTGTCCAGGTGCGGCAGTTCCTCAACCATCTTCTTCAGCAG CCTCCATTGTCAGTGGCAAAGCTGGAAAAAATGGAAGAACTCTATCAGTTAATGAAAGTTCAAAATTCAGAAGTTCATTTCAG GTGGTTGAGACTCTGTATACGTGGTGAGTGGAGCCAGGCAATAGCTCCGGCCCTCAAGTTTGTCAGTGACCAGGGACGCATGAAGTTTGTTAGACCTCTGTACAG AGAGATGTATCAGTGGGAAGTGGCACGTCCAGCAGCAGTCGAGAACTTCAAAAAGCAGAGACCTACTATGCACAACACAACGGCCTCTCTAGTAGCCAAAGACCTTCATCTGAAGTAG
- the LOC135469771 gene encoding leukotriene A-4 hydrolase-like isoform X1, translating into MNMAHPESPQPTISLLRVLDCKDITIHKVTDERSGQDLKFCLGTAVDPFGSKLEITLPPVTGKSVSVKIEYETSPQCSALQWLTPEQTAGKRQPYLFSQCQAIHARSLVPCQDTPAVKSPYTAEIIAPKDIVILMSAIRQGCEDIPGDCTKKVHKFEQKVPIPTYLIAIVGGDLEYRDIGPRSKVWSEKEMVDKAAYEFAETENMLKTAESLMGPYVWGQYDLLVLPPSFPFGGMENPCLTFVTPTLLAGDRSLADVVAHEITHSWTGNLVTNNSPDHFWLNEGHTTFLERKVTARLHSGEKFRQFMALDGWKDLKDAVETIGPKHDHTKLVLDLRGVDPDDAFSTVPYEKGFALLFYLETLLGGPDVFEKFLRAYIENFKLQSIDSNQWKDFLFSYFKDKISILETVDWNTWFYGVGMPPVKPQYDTSLADICHQLGDRWSAASDGDLSAFSPTDLSNLSSVQVRQFLNHLLQQPPLSVAKLEKMEELYQLMKVQNSEVHFRWLRLCIRGEWSQAIAPALKFVSDQGRMKFVRPLYREMYQWEVARPAAVENFKKQRPTMHNTTASLVAKDLHLK; encoded by the exons ATGAATATGGCGCATCCAGAAAGTCCTCAACCAACAATCAGCCTACTGAGA GTGTTGGATTGTAAAGATATTACTATACATAAAGTCACAGATGAAAGGAGTGGACAAGATCTGAAATTTTGCCTTGGGACTGCTGTAGACCCTTTTGGCTCTAAGCTAGAAATCACTCTTCCACCAGTGACTGGAAAAAG CGTGTCAGTGAAAATTGAGTATGAGACTTCCCCGCAATGTTCCGCACTGCAGTGGCTTACACCAGAGCAGACTGCAGGGAAACGGCAGCCATATCTGTTCAGCCAGTGCCAG GCCATTCACGCAAGAAGTCTTGTTCCATGTCAGGACACTCCAGCTGTCAAGTCACCATATACGGCTGAG ATCATAGCACCTAAAGACATTGTGATATTGATGAGTGCCATAAGACAAGGCTGTGAAGACATTCCAGGGGATTGTACAAAAAAAGTCCataaatttgaacagaaagtacCAATACCCACCTACCTCATAGCCATTGTAGGAGGAGACCTGGAATACAG AGACATTGGTCCTCGTTCCAAGGTGTGGTCGGAAAAAGAAATGGTGGACAAGGCAGCTTATGAGTTTGCGGAG ACAGAGAATATGCTGAAAACTGCGGAGAGCCTGATGGGTCCTTATGTTTGGGGTCAGTACGATCTACTGGTTCTTCCTCCTTCCTTCCCATTTGGAGGCATGGAAAATCCCTGTCTTACCTTTGTAACACCCACACTACTG GCAGGAGATAGGTCTTTGGCAGATGTTGTGGCTCATGAGATAACCCATAGCTGGACAGGAAACCTCGTCACTAATAACTCTCCAGACCATTTCTG GTTAAATGAAGGTCACACTACCTTTTTGGAGCGAAAGGTAACAGCACGCTTACATTCAGGGGAAAAGTTCCGCCAATTTATGGCTTTGGATGGCTGGAAAGATTTGAAAGATGCT GTTGAAACAATAGGCCCAAAGCATGACCACACAAAACTGGTACTAGACTTAAGGGGTGTAGATCCAGATGATGCCTTTTCGACAGTGCCTTATGAAAAGGGGTTTGCACTCCTGTTCTACCTGGAAACATTGTTGGGAGGGCCAG ACGTGTTTGAGAAATTTTTGCGGGCATACATTGAGAACTTCAAGCTGCAGTCCATTGACTCCAACCAGTGGAAAGActttctgttttcatattttaaagacAAG ATCAGCATCCTGGAGACAGTTGACTGGAATACTTGGTTTTATGGTGTTGGGATGCCCCCGGTCAAACCACA GTACGACACATCATTAGCAGATATCTGCCACCAGCTGGGGGACAGATGGAGTGCTGCCTCAGATGGTGATCTCTCAGCCTTCTCTCCAACTGATCTCAGTAACTTGTCCTCTGTCCAGGTGCGGCAGTTCCTCAACCATCTTCTTCAGCAG CCTCCATTGTCAGTGGCAAAGCTGGAAAAAATGGAAGAACTCTATCAGTTAATGAAAGTTCAAAATTCAGAAGTTCATTTCAG GTGGTTGAGACTCTGTATACGTGGTGAGTGGAGCCAGGCAATAGCTCCGGCCCTCAAGTTTGTCAGTGACCAGGGACGCATGAAGTTTGTTAGACCTCTGTACAG AGAGATGTATCAGTGGGAAGTGGCACGTCCAGCAGCAGTCGAGAACTTCAAAAAGCAGAGACCTACTATGCACAACACAACGGCCTCTCTAGTAGCCAAAGACCTTCATCTGAAGTAG
- the LOC135469771 gene encoding leukotriene A-4 hydrolase-like isoform X3 — MAALSETDPCSFSQPKVCAVTNIHLALTVDFSTRVLSGYVLIEATKKAEHATLLVLDCKDITIHKVTDERSGQDLKFCLGTAVDPFGSKLEITLPPVTGKSVSVKIEYETSPQCSALQWLTPEQTAGKRQPYLFSQCQAIHARSLVPCQDTPAVKSPYTAEIIAPKDIVILMSAIRQGCEDIPGDCTKKVHKFEQKVPIPTYLIAIVGGDLEYRDIGPRSKVWSEKEMVDKAAYEFAETENMLKTAESLMGPYVWGQYDLLVLPPSFPFGGMENPCLTFVTPTLLAGDRSLADVVAHEITHSWTGNLVTNNSPDHFWLNEGHTTFLERKVTARLHSGEKFRQFMALDGWKDLKDAVETIGPKHDHTKLVLDLRGVDPDDAFSTVPYEKGFALLFYLETLLGGPDVFEKFLRAYIENFKLQSIDSNQWKDFLFSYFKDKISILETVDWNTWFYGVGMPPVKPQYDTSLADICHQLGDRWSAASDGDLSAFSPTDLSNLSSVQVRQFLNHLLQQPPLSVAKLEKMEELYQLMKVQNSEVHFRWLRLCIRGEWSQAIAPALKFVSDQGRMKFVRPLYREMYQWEVARPAAVENFKKQRPTMHNTTASLVAKDLHLK; from the exons GTGTTGGATTGTAAAGATATTACTATACATAAAGTCACAGATGAAAGGAGTGGACAAGATCTGAAATTTTGCCTTGGGACTGCTGTAGACCCTTTTGGCTCTAAGCTAGAAATCACTCTTCCACCAGTGACTGGAAAAAG CGTGTCAGTGAAAATTGAGTATGAGACTTCCCCGCAATGTTCCGCACTGCAGTGGCTTACACCAGAGCAGACTGCAGGGAAACGGCAGCCATATCTGTTCAGCCAGTGCCAG GCCATTCACGCAAGAAGTCTTGTTCCATGTCAGGACACTCCAGCTGTCAAGTCACCATATACGGCTGAG ATCATAGCACCTAAAGACATTGTGATATTGATGAGTGCCATAAGACAAGGCTGTGAAGACATTCCAGGGGATTGTACAAAAAAAGTCCataaatttgaacagaaagtacCAATACCCACCTACCTCATAGCCATTGTAGGAGGAGACCTGGAATACAG AGACATTGGTCCTCGTTCCAAGGTGTGGTCGGAAAAAGAAATGGTGGACAAGGCAGCTTATGAGTTTGCGGAG ACAGAGAATATGCTGAAAACTGCGGAGAGCCTGATGGGTCCTTATGTTTGGGGTCAGTACGATCTACTGGTTCTTCCTCCTTCCTTCCCATTTGGAGGCATGGAAAATCCCTGTCTTACCTTTGTAACACCCACACTACTG GCAGGAGATAGGTCTTTGGCAGATGTTGTGGCTCATGAGATAACCCATAGCTGGACAGGAAACCTCGTCACTAATAACTCTCCAGACCATTTCTG GTTAAATGAAGGTCACACTACCTTTTTGGAGCGAAAGGTAACAGCACGCTTACATTCAGGGGAAAAGTTCCGCCAATTTATGGCTTTGGATGGCTGGAAAGATTTGAAAGATGCT GTTGAAACAATAGGCCCAAAGCATGACCACACAAAACTGGTACTAGACTTAAGGGGTGTAGATCCAGATGATGCCTTTTCGACAGTGCCTTATGAAAAGGGGTTTGCACTCCTGTTCTACCTGGAAACATTGTTGGGAGGGCCAG ACGTGTTTGAGAAATTTTTGCGGGCATACATTGAGAACTTCAAGCTGCAGTCCATTGACTCCAACCAGTGGAAAGActttctgttttcatattttaaagacAAG ATCAGCATCCTGGAGACAGTTGACTGGAATACTTGGTTTTATGGTGTTGGGATGCCCCCGGTCAAACCACA GTACGACACATCATTAGCAGATATCTGCCACCAGCTGGGGGACAGATGGAGTGCTGCCTCAGATGGTGATCTCTCAGCCTTCTCTCCAACTGATCTCAGTAACTTGTCCTCTGTCCAGGTGCGGCAGTTCCTCAACCATCTTCTTCAGCAG CCTCCATTGTCAGTGGCAAAGCTGGAAAAAATGGAAGAACTCTATCAGTTAATGAAAGTTCAAAATTCAGAAGTTCATTTCAG GTGGTTGAGACTCTGTATACGTGGTGAGTGGAGCCAGGCAATAGCTCCGGCCCTCAAGTTTGTCAGTGACCAGGGACGCATGAAGTTTGTTAGACCTCTGTACAG AGAGATGTATCAGTGGGAAGTGGCACGTCCAGCAGCAGTCGAGAACTTCAAAAAGCAGAGACCTACTATGCACAACACAACGGCCTCTCTAGTAGCCAAAGACCTTCATCTGAAGTAG